From the genome of Candidatus Electrothrix communis, one region includes:
- a CDS encoding NAD(+)/NADH kinase, which produces MHIRYAGIITRKDSPEVLQVGRELVGWYQKHSIKAELDRIDPEMDMLTILGGDGTLLHVADQAARHGIPVVGINLGNLGFLTEVAAEEMYQALEEILNSGVTIEERMMLRAELLDENGESAGPPMFALNEVVIVKSSTEPMMRLGCWADREYITTYKADGLIISTPTGSTAYNLSAGGPIAHPELRTILVTPICPFMLESRPVLLSPRTRVTAQLAPPSTNVKIMVDGRLGWTMRANDFLSIEAAAKPLLLISSPHKGYFDILRNKLNWGGRDPGYPLPEVMQQVL; this is translated from the coding sequence ATGCATATTCGCTATGCCGGGATTATCACCCGCAAGGATTCGCCTGAAGTCCTCCAGGTGGGCCGGGAGCTGGTTGGCTGGTACCAAAAGCACTCGATAAAAGCAGAACTGGATCGGATTGATCCGGAAATGGACATGCTGACCATCCTGGGCGGCGATGGTACCCTGTTGCATGTGGCGGATCAGGCTGCGCGGCATGGTATCCCGGTGGTCGGCATCAACCTCGGTAATCTTGGTTTTTTGACCGAGGTAGCTGCTGAGGAGATGTATCAGGCCCTTGAAGAGATCCTCAACAGCGGAGTCACCATTGAGGAGCGGATGATGCTCCGGGCCGAGCTGCTGGATGAAAACGGCGAGTCTGCCGGGCCGCCTATGTTTGCCCTCAATGAGGTGGTGATTGTCAAGAGCAGCACCGAGCCGATGATGCGGCTCGGCTGTTGGGCGGATCGGGAATACATCACCACCTATAAGGCGGACGGCCTGATTATTTCCACCCCCACAGGCTCTACCGCCTATAATCTCTCCGCAGGCGGCCCCATCGCCCATCCTGAACTCCGCACTATCCTTGTAACCCCGATTTGTCCTTTTATGCTGGAATCCCGGCCTGTTCTTCTTTCTCCTCGAACTCGGGTGACAGCTCAGCTGGCCCCGCCCTCAACCAATGTCAAAATCATGGTGGACGGTCGCCTGGGTTGGACCATGCGGGCCAATGATTTTCTTTCTATTGAAGCAGCAGCCAAACCGCTGCTCCTGATTAGTTCCCCCCATAAGGGGTATTTCGATATCCTCCGTAATAAGTTGAACTGGGGCGGGCGTGATCCTGGCTATCCCTTGCCCGAGGTTATGCAGCAGGTACTCTAG
- a CDS encoding metallophosphatase domain-containing protein produces the protein MKVAIFSDTHTSHWKVKIPDADILIFAGDMTHCRTDREVADFNDFLRSVPHKHKVVVAGNHDHRLTDDPEKAKYLLSAAIYLQDEAVVIEGITIYGAPWNPLFNDYACDAFSLPRGKVLKKKWDMIPSGIDILVTHTPPSGILDRNGPVSHGCTDLAAAVATLKPKYHIFGHIHNRHGAVKHGETWYINGNVQGKNGVLRSPLLLDYNSGEILEEKRG, from the coding sequence ATGAAAGTAGCAATTTTTAGCGATACCCATACCTCACATTGGAAAGTCAAGATCCCTGATGCAGATATACTCATTTTTGCCGGTGATATGACCCATTGCAGAACTGATCGTGAGGTAGCTGATTTTAATGATTTCCTGCGTAGCGTGCCCCATAAGCATAAAGTCGTGGTTGCTGGTAATCACGATCATAGACTTACCGATGATCCAGAAAAGGCCAAATATCTTCTCTCGGCGGCCATATACCTTCAGGATGAAGCTGTTGTCATTGAGGGGATAACCATCTACGGGGCACCTTGGAATCCGCTTTTTAATGATTATGCCTGTGATGCCTTTTCCTTGCCGCGCGGCAAGGTGCTGAAAAAAAAATGGGATATGATCCCATCGGGTATTGATATTTTGGTAACCCATACGCCGCCGTCCGGTATTCTTGACCGCAACGGCCCGGTTTCGCACGGCTGTACGGACTTAGCAGCCGCTGTTGCAACCCTTAAGCCGAAATACCATATTTTTGGTCATATCCATAATCGACACGGCGCGGTCAAGCACGGTGAGACATGGTACATCAATGGCAATGTTCAGGGAAAAAACGGCGTGCTCCGTTCTCCGCTCTTGCTTGATTATAATTCTGGAGAAATTTTGGAGGAAAAAAGAGGAT
- the galU gene encoding UTP--glucose-1-phosphate uridylyltransferase GalU, translating into MKKIRKAVIPVAGLGTRFLPATKAIPKEMLTIVDRPTIQYIVEEVVASGIEEVILITSAGKSAIENHFDYNYELDTILKDKNKHALREELSLTSSLIDIVSVRQKEPLGLGHAIWMARNVVGDEPFLVLLGDDLVRSQTPCCRQMIDLYEKVNESIVAIQRVPMEQTCQYGIVEGEKTDLERTFKVEQMVEKPAPGTSDSDMAIIGRYLLMPEIFEALGKTTPGHGGEIQLTDALQSLADQRGMYAYEFEGKRYDAGDKLGYLKAIIDIAMDHPTLGEPLRNHLQSVCDRKNCPQ; encoded by the coding sequence ATGAAGAAAATTCGTAAAGCCGTTATTCCTGTTGCCGGGCTCGGCACCAGATTTCTGCCAGCAACCAAGGCCATCCCTAAAGAGATGCTCACCATAGTTGATCGTCCGACGATCCAGTACATTGTCGAAGAGGTGGTGGCTTCTGGAATAGAAGAGGTCATCCTCATCACCTCGGCAGGAAAATCGGCGATTGAAAATCATTTTGACTATAACTATGAGCTTGATACCATCCTGAAAGACAAAAACAAGCATGCGTTACGGGAAGAGCTGTCTTTAACCTCCTCTCTCATTGATATTGTTTCAGTGCGCCAGAAAGAACCGCTCGGTTTGGGGCATGCCATCTGGATGGCTCGCAATGTGGTGGGGGATGAACCGTTTCTGGTGCTACTGGGAGATGACCTTGTTCGCAGTCAAACCCCATGTTGCCGACAAATGATTGATCTCTATGAGAAGGTCAATGAATCTATCGTTGCGATCCAGCGTGTCCCCATGGAGCAGACCTGTCAATACGGTATTGTTGAAGGGGAGAAAACTGATCTAGAGCGCACCTTCAAAGTGGAACAGATGGTGGAAAAACCAGCTCCGGGTACCTCCGATTCAGACATGGCCATCATCGGACGTTATCTCTTGATGCCGGAAATATTTGAAGCCCTCGGCAAAACAACTCCGGGACATGGCGGCGAGATCCAGCTGACTGACGCCCTTCAGTCCCTTGCTGACCAGCGCGGCATGTATGCCTATGAGTTTGAAGGAAAACGGTATGATGCCGGGGACAAACTGGGCTATCTCAAGGCGATTATCGATATCGCCATGGATCACCCCACCCTTGGCGAACCGCTTCGGAATCATCTTCAATCTGTCTGCGATCGCAAAAACTGTCCTCAATAA
- the priA gene encoding primosomal protein N' — protein sequence MIVYEVAVAAPLFGTLTYAQPIDLPDPLPLGIRVLIPLRNRSITGYILSSSSSPPDLPYQIKPIIERLDLTPLFPEQLIPFFRWIADYYHYPLGEVIQTALPSGLRAGSGHEITLTEAGLQQLPAALHTLKNRAAWMDRLLDKGKLLPGTVKTIRGKSTTQGLLRTWETEGWIDINEVIVGSKVKEKTETVVRLHTALQESLDRYQTEKNENQEETAVTPAVTQEGLKKSEHKTLDLFFRLCKGHPLLPRAELTRQYSGAGKALHSLAETGLVTLEEQRVYRDPFGKVPPFFPKPDTLTTEQDQVIGQIKVALDTGGFQPFLLHGVTGCGKTEVYLRATEHCLACEKTVLILVPEIALSSQLEGHFYSRFGDTLAILHSGISSGERFDQWQRVLQEKVRIVIGARSAVFAPLAKPGLIIVDEEHEPAYKQDDGLRYNGRDMAVLRAKFADCPVLLASATPSVNSFYHAEQEKYRLLTMTRRIHDQIMPEVIVVDLREKQQDRKNAFFSHQLFNALQKNLENRQQSLLFVNRRGYAAFMLCQDCGHIIQCRHCKVSLTHHQGDNRLLCHYCGYSTTPNIVCPDCGSGSVVGLGVGSERIEQEVRRLFPAAGVTRLDSDTTRDRKAYLRILDQVRNHEVDILIGTQMVAKGLHFPAMTLVGIIWADSGLGIPDYKAAERSYQLLAQVTGRAGRGEHSGRVIVQTHQPQHYVIEFARSHAYKELYKQEVAFRDALSYPPFGRLINIRFSGEKEEDVAITARQTADFLRSLKEIAVDIMGPVPAPLSMIKRRFRWQLLLKSREPERLHRLCDLILTEKKHVCRAGVRMGIDVDPENMM from the coding sequence ATGATCGTCTATGAAGTTGCTGTCGCGGCCCCTCTTTTCGGCACCCTGACCTACGCTCAACCCATCGACCTCCCCGACCCTTTACCCTTGGGCATTCGGGTGCTAATTCCCCTACGAAATCGCTCTATAACCGGTTATATCCTGTCCTCTTCAAGCTCTCCCCCTGATCTCCCTTATCAGATCAAGCCCATCATTGAACGACTTGACCTTACCCCCCTTTTTCCAGAGCAACTTATACCTTTCTTTCGCTGGATTGCAGACTATTATCATTATCCATTGGGCGAGGTCATTCAAACCGCCCTACCATCGGGTCTCCGAGCCGGTTCCGGCCATGAAATTACTCTGACCGAAGCTGGTCTCCAGCAACTGCCAGCAGCTCTGCATACCTTAAAAAATCGGGCTGCCTGGATGGACCGGTTGTTAGATAAGGGGAAGCTGCTACCAGGAACAGTAAAAACCATTCGGGGAAAATCAACCACGCAGGGCCTGTTGCGGACATGGGAGACTGAAGGGTGGATAGATATCAACGAGGTAATCGTCGGCTCTAAGGTCAAGGAAAAAACCGAAACTGTTGTTAGACTACATACTGCGCTTCAGGAAAGCCTTGACCGTTACCAGACAGAAAAAAATGAGAATCAGGAGGAAACTGCTGTTACCCCGGCTGTCACCCAGGAGGGACTGAAAAAATCTGAGCACAAAACCTTAGACCTGTTTTTCCGTCTTTGCAAGGGACATCCTCTTCTGCCTCGTGCCGAGCTGACCCGACAGTATTCTGGAGCGGGCAAGGCCCTGCACAGCCTTGCAGAAACAGGCTTAGTGACCCTTGAAGAACAGCGGGTGTATCGAGATCCCTTTGGTAAGGTTCCGCCTTTTTTTCCAAAACCGGACACCCTGACCACAGAACAGGACCAGGTCATCGGCCAAATAAAGGTCGCACTTGATACCGGCGGTTTCCAACCCTTTCTCCTACACGGCGTGACCGGGTGCGGAAAAACCGAGGTCTACCTGCGGGCTACGGAACATTGCCTGGCCTGCGAAAAAACCGTCCTGATCTTGGTGCCGGAGATAGCCCTGTCCTCCCAACTAGAAGGGCATTTCTATTCTCGCTTCGGTGACACCCTGGCCATCCTGCACAGCGGTATCTCAAGCGGCGAACGATTCGACCAATGGCAGCGCGTCCTTCAAGAAAAAGTCCGTATTGTTATCGGTGCCCGTTCTGCGGTCTTTGCCCCGCTTGCCAAGCCCGGCTTGATCATTGTTGATGAAGAACATGAACCCGCTTATAAGCAGGACGACGGGCTTCGCTATAACGGACGGGACATGGCGGTTTTACGAGCAAAGTTTGCCGACTGCCCGGTTCTCCTTGCCTCGGCAACCCCCTCTGTAAACAGTTTTTATCATGCTGAACAGGAGAAGTATCGCCTTCTCACCATGACCAGGCGGATACATGATCAAATCATGCCCGAGGTCATTGTTGTCGATCTTCGAGAAAAACAGCAGGATCGAAAAAACGCCTTTTTTTCTCATCAGCTGTTCAATGCCTTACAGAAAAACCTAGAGAACCGGCAACAGAGTTTGCTCTTTGTCAATCGCCGAGGTTATGCAGCTTTCATGCTCTGCCAAGACTGCGGGCACATTATCCAGTGTCGCCACTGCAAGGTATCTCTGACCCATCATCAGGGTGATAATCGCTTGCTCTGTCATTACTGCGGCTATTCAACAACCCCGAATATTGTCTGTCCAGATTGCGGCTCCGGCTCGGTTGTCGGCCTTGGGGTGGGATCGGAACGGATTGAGCAGGAGGTGCGCCGACTCTTTCCTGCTGCCGGTGTTACCCGCCTAGATAGCGACACGACAAGAGATCGCAAAGCATACCTGCGCATTTTAGACCAGGTGCGCAACCATGAAGTGGATATTCTAATCGGCACCCAGATGGTTGCCAAAGGCCTTCATTTTCCTGCAATGACCTTGGTGGGTATTATATGGGCGGACAGCGGCCTCGGGATTCCCGATTACAAGGCGGCAGAGCGTTCCTATCAGCTTCTTGCTCAGGTGACCGGACGGGCAGGACGGGGCGAGCATTCGGGCAGGGTTATTGTTCAAACCCATCAGCCGCAACATTATGTCATCGAATTTGCCCGCTCCCATGCATACAAGGAGTTGTATAAGCAGGAAGTAGCATTTCGGGACGCTCTTTCCTACCCACCTTTCGGCAGACTGATAAATATAAGATTCAGCGGCGAGAAAGAAGAAGATGTGGCAATAACTGCTCGACAAACAGCTGACTTCCTCCGCAGTCTCAAAGAAATCGCCGTAGACATTATGGGGCCGGTTCCGGCACCATTATCTATGATAAAAAGACGTTTTCGTTGGCAATTACTGCTCAAAAGCCGTGAACCGGAAAGGCTGCATCGGCTCTGCGATCTGATTCTTACAGAAAAAAAACACGTTTGCCGAGCTGGCGTGAGGATGGGTATCGATGTGGATCCGGAGAATATGATGTGA
- the proC gene encoding pyrroline-5-carboxylate reductase, producing the protein MKETLSVGMIGGGQMGEALIRGMIESGLTKAENITVAEPMVRRREYLGSTYQVKAVETAAEVAEKSRVIILAVKPQIMEPVLRQCCAHLTDDHLLISIAAGIPLSFIEQVAGDKRRIVRVMPNTPALVLAGASAMSGNENIRQEDMEIAQQIFASVGTCIEVPENLLDAVTGLSGSGPGYVFTFLEALIDGGVLAGLPRPIAEQLATQTLYGSAKLAMETREPAAVLKGKVTSPGGTTITGIQVLEEGCMRGTVMTAVEAATERSRALGQ; encoded by the coding sequence ATGAAAGAAACATTATCTGTAGGCATGATCGGTGGTGGCCAAATGGGAGAAGCCCTGATTCGCGGTATGATAGAATCTGGGTTGACAAAGGCGGAAAATATTACCGTTGCCGAGCCCATGGTCCGGCGGCGTGAGTACCTGGGAAGTACCTATCAGGTCAAGGCCGTGGAAACAGCAGCCGAGGTTGCTGAGAAAAGTCGTGTCATTATTTTGGCGGTAAAACCGCAAATCATGGAACCGGTTCTCCGCCAGTGCTGCGCCCATCTCACGGACGACCACTTGCTTATTTCCATAGCTGCCGGTATCCCTCTTTCTTTTATCGAGCAGGTGGCTGGTGACAAAAGGCGTATTGTCAGGGTAATGCCGAATACTCCGGCCTTAGTGTTGGCTGGTGCTTCTGCTATGAGCGGCAATGAGAATATTCGGCAGGAGGATATGGAGATTGCCCAGCAGATTTTTGCCTCTGTGGGCACCTGTATCGAAGTGCCGGAGAACCTTCTTGACGCAGTCACCGGGCTGAGCGGCTCCGGGCCGGGCTATGTGTTTACTTTTCTTGAGGCTCTGATTGACGGCGGAGTGCTGGCCGGACTTCCGCGTCCAATAGCTGAGCAGTTGGCAACCCAGACCCTGTACGGCTCTGCCAAGCTGGCCATGGAAACCCGGGAGCCCGCAGCGGTCCTCAAGGGTAAGGTTACCTCGCCTGGTGGAACAACCATTACCGGGATTCAGGTTCTGGAAGAAGGCTGCATGCGAGGTACTGTTATGACCGCTGTGGAAGCGGCAACAGAGCGTTCCAGAGCCTTGGGACAATAA
- a CDS encoding transposase, whose amino-acid sequence MNADSLKTLQQLHIDFDSLPDNGVQDKIMLLINIVEQLAQENQELKETVKLLKDENNRLKGEQGCPIIRPKTQSGDISSESDRKKKKTTKQPKRKKRNLVIHEKKSCPVDKEKLPADAVPKGHDTVVVQDIIIEVKNTAFKREVYYSASENRRIIGALPIEYQGGFGPGIRTLVLCLYNDSNMSQPKIHSLLQTVGVEISPATISRIITDDVTCFHDEKSEIVSAGLQATNYQNADDTSARVNGANFYNHVLCSPYYTAYFTRAKKNRLTLLEIFSEGELTFQLNSQTIELLSDFNLSEKQRQRLTPFLSERIMERSEMDALLSRLFPDPGKQKTNRQRILEACAVTAFRHQGRPFPILICDDAPQFKGITEHLGLCWVHEGRHYKKLQPFMENNREKLAKVLSDFWDYYHCLRSYKEAPSKAEAERLSEQFDTLFLQTTGYDQLDDRLRKTWAKKDNLLLVLQYPHIPLHNNSAELGARVQARKRDVSFQTKNEKGTQAKDTMMTVVETAKKMSVNVFEYIHDRISKKYEMPSLASIISSQSQHTASDPA is encoded by the coding sequence ATGAATGCAGATAGTCTGAAAACCTTACAACAGCTTCATATTGATTTTGACTCACTGCCCGACAATGGGGTGCAGGATAAAATCATGCTGTTGATAAACATCGTTGAGCAGTTAGCCCAGGAGAACCAAGAACTCAAGGAAACTGTCAAATTGCTCAAAGACGAGAACAACCGTCTCAAAGGAGAGCAGGGGTGTCCGATAATTCGACCCAAAACACAATCTGGTGATATTTCATCGGAGTCGGACCGTAAAAAGAAAAAAACAACAAAGCAACCCAAACGGAAAAAACGCAATCTTGTTATCCATGAGAAAAAAAGCTGCCCAGTGGATAAGGAAAAATTACCCGCTGATGCTGTACCAAAAGGACACGATACCGTTGTTGTTCAGGATATTATTATAGAGGTGAAAAACACCGCCTTTAAGCGGGAAGTCTATTATTCAGCATCAGAAAACCGACGAATCATCGGCGCATTACCCATTGAATATCAAGGTGGTTTCGGCCCCGGCATCAGGACATTGGTCCTCTGCTTATATAATGACTCCAACATGAGTCAGCCTAAAATCCATAGCTTGTTGCAGACAGTCGGTGTTGAAATCTCACCAGCAACAATTTCTCGCATAATAACAGACGATGTTACCTGTTTTCACGACGAAAAATCTGAAATTGTCTCGGCTGGTCTTCAAGCAACGAATTATCAGAATGCTGATGATACCAGTGCTCGTGTCAATGGCGCCAATTTCTACAACCATGTACTCTGCAGCCCCTATTATACAGCATATTTTACCAGAGCGAAGAAGAATCGCCTGACTCTGCTGGAAATATTCAGTGAAGGCGAATTGACCTTCCAGCTAAACTCGCAAACCATTGAACTGTTAAGTGACTTTAACCTGTCTGAAAAACAGCGGCAACGTCTGACACCATTTTTAAGTGAACGCATAATGGAGCGTTCTGAAATGGATGCTTTGTTGAGTAGGCTGTTTCCTGACCCTGGCAAACAGAAAACGAATCGTCAACGCATTTTGGAAGCCTGTGCTGTGACAGCGTTTCGTCATCAGGGCCGCCCGTTTCCGATCCTTATCTGTGATGATGCCCCTCAGTTTAAGGGGATCACCGAACATCTTGGTCTATGCTGGGTCCACGAAGGCAGGCATTACAAGAAACTGCAGCCGTTCATGGAAAATAATCGCGAGAAACTGGCAAAAGTGCTCAGTGACTTTTGGGATTATTACCATTGCCTGCGGAGCTATAAAGAGGCTCCCTCCAAGGCTGAAGCTGAACGTCTTTCCGAGCAGTTCGACACCTTATTCCTGCAAACAACAGGCTATGATCAGCTAGATGACCGTTTACGGAAAACATGGGCCAAGAAGGATAATCTTCTGCTTGTCCTGCAATATCCGCACATTCCTTTGCATAATAATTCTGCGGAACTTGGTGCCAGAGTTCAGGCACGAAAACGGGATGTCAGTTTCCAGACGAAAAACGAAAAAGGGACTCAAGCAAAAGACACCATGATGACTGTGGTCGAAACTGCAAAAAAAATGTCGGTCAATGTGTTTGAATACATCCATGACCGTATCAGCAAAAAGTACGAAATGCCCTCCTTGGCATCCATCATTTCATCTCAATCTCAGCATACTGCTTCCGACCCCGCCTGA
- a CDS encoding VWA domain-containing protein, with translation MITHRFFAMISLCPFRMVPLLVALLLTLLCSGIALSGPLQLHASFDNITIYAEQPAPHYLEVLVTASPEAGTVRKRLPLNLALVIDSSGSMRDENKLESVKQAALALMNRLRPEDRLAIISYNTEAKAVLPLSPVRMEQEARWLVQSLRADGGTNLGAGLIEGYHQLREFVGPKSISRVLLLSDGKANVGITSSAELSRMVLQEADAGISLSSFGVGLDFNEDLLAALSESGRGMYYFIDRPESMEAILAKEFNSVERLVAADIKATITLAPDLHIEQVFANTFAVNGNTVSVRFGDLAVGERRRMQIRFQPQQRGPGAVNNAAMVQVVYMSPGGDGSGSLSQSIGLAYIKSQQAIAGNLDKGIAERSAVFEAHLARKEAALAVDRGETKRADSILDLVKKKIEGLAGSSSRVQQEVSEMESYQKGLEQPMPARERALMQKRVKHKSQAIEGC, from the coding sequence ATGATAACACACCGTTTTTTCGCGATGATTTCCCTTTGTCCGTTTCGCATGGTACCGCTGCTGGTTGCCTTGCTGCTGACGCTACTCTGTTCCGGGATTGCTCTATCCGGCCCTTTACAACTCCATGCTTCCTTTGATAATATTACGATTTATGCTGAACAGCCAGCACCCCATTATCTGGAAGTCTTGGTGACCGCCTCCCCAGAAGCTGGCACCGTGCGGAAGCGTTTGCCGCTCAATCTTGCCCTGGTCATTGATTCATCAGGTTCCATGCGGGATGAGAACAAGCTCGAATCGGTCAAGCAGGCAGCCCTTGCCTTGATGAATCGTCTCCGACCCGAGGACCGGCTCGCCATCATCAGCTATAACACCGAGGCCAAGGCGGTACTTCCTTTAAGTCCTGTGCGGATGGAACAGGAGGCTCGATGGTTGGTCCAGTCCCTGCGAGCAGATGGCGGTACCAATCTCGGTGCCGGACTCATTGAAGGGTATCATCAACTCCGGGAGTTTGTCGGACCAAAAAGTATCAGTCGGGTGCTCCTGCTCTCCGACGGCAAGGCCAATGTGGGTATCACTTCCTCAGCTGAGCTTTCTCGTATGGTCTTGCAAGAGGCAGATGCCGGGATCTCCCTGAGTAGCTTTGGCGTGGGGCTGGATTTTAATGAGGACCTCTTGGCTGCTCTTTCTGAAAGCGGACGGGGAATGTATTATTTTATCGATCGTCCAGAAAGTATGGAGGCAATCCTGGCCAAGGAATTTAATTCCGTTGAGCGATTGGTTGCAGCGGATATCAAGGCGACCATCACCTTGGCCCCAGACTTGCATATTGAGCAGGTCTTTGCTAATACGTTTGCAGTCAACGGCAATACTGTCTCTGTTCGTTTCGGGGATCTGGCTGTCGGAGAGCGACGACGTATGCAGATCCGTTTTCAGCCCCAGCAGCGCGGGCCGGGAGCGGTTAATAATGCCGCGATGGTCCAGGTCGTGTACATGAGTCCCGGCGGTGACGGATCCGGTTCCCTGTCTCAGAGTATCGGGCTAGCCTATATAAAGAGCCAGCAGGCAATAGCGGGTAACTTGGACAAGGGGATTGCCGAGCGGTCTGCTGTTTTTGAAGCGCATCTTGCCCGCAAGGAAGCAGCTCTGGCTGTTGACCGAGGAGAAACAAAACGCGCTGACAGTATCTTGGATTTGGTCAAGAAGAAAATCGAAGGTCTTGCGGGTTCCAGCAGTCGGGTGCAGCAGGAGGTCTCGGAGATGGAGAGCTATCAGAAGGGTCTTGAGCAGCCCATGCCCGCTCGCGAACGGGCCTTGATGCAGAAGCGGGTCAAGCATAAGAGTCAGGCCATTGAGGGCTGCTGA